A window of bacterium contains these coding sequences:
- a CDS encoding phosphatidate cytidylyltransferase: MFRNRVITALWGTAVFLFALLFPWGDGLLFLLLLLTISLLALNELFSSLQNKGFYPFKFIAFISSTLFLILVYFKKMSLIPHLLALTLLLSFFIGLAIRRGRNLLRDLSLTFLPILYISGLISYLLLLYSSQASLHPPSSSTPSGVWLCAIVVITNWLNDIGSYFGGKFLGKKHIFPHISPAKTLEGFVLGFISAIVGGTILGILSGLGIFVSLLLSLVIGIFAPLGDLAESAIKRELGIKDFSSILPGHGGILDRFDSLLFSAPASYYLLKLLLVIS; the protein is encoded by the coding sequence TTGTTTAGAAACAGAGTAATCACTGCCCTTTGGGGCACAGCTGTTTTCCTTTTCGCCCTCCTTTTTCCCTGGGGAGATGGCCTTCTTTTCCTCCTCCTTCTTCTCACTATCTCCCTTCTCGCACTAAACGAGCTTTTCTCATCTCTACAGAACAAAGGATTTTATCCATTTAAGTTCATCGCTTTTATATCATCAACCCTCTTTCTCATCCTCGTTTATTTTAAAAAAATGTCTCTCATCCCTCACCTCCTCGCCTTAACTTTGCTCCTATCCTTTTTCATCGGGCTTGCAATCCGCAGGGGAAGAAACCTTCTCCGAGATTTGAGCTTGACCTTTCTCCCAATCCTTTACATCAGCGGACTTATCTCGTATCTCCTCCTCTTGTATTCCTCTCAAGCATCACTTCATCCTCCCAGTTCCTCAACTCCCTCGGGAGTTTGGCTCTGCGCTATCGTTGTCATTACGAATTGGCTCAATGATATAGGTTCTTACTTTGGAGGAAAGTTTTTGGGGAAAAAGCATATATTCCCACATATCAGCCCGGCGAAAACCCTTGAGGGATTCGTTTTAGGCTTCATATCCGCTATCGTAGGAGGGACAATATTGGGTATTTTGAGCGGATTGGGAATATTTGTTAGCCTCCTCCTTTCTCTCGTAATAGGGATATTTGCTCCCCTTGGCGATTTAGCTGAATCTGCGATCAAAAGGGAACTGGGAATTAAGGATTTCAGCTCGATTCTGCCCGGTCACGGAGGAATTCTTGATAGATTTGATAGCCTCCTCTTCTCCGCTCCTGCTTCCTATTATCTCCTGAAACTCCTCCTCGTCATAAGCTGA
- a CDS encoding 30S ribosomal protein S20 gives MPKTKSAQKAQRRAEKRRMRNKAIKSAVRTFLKKALSALAEKDKEKAQLAVREACRRLDKAVSKGVFHKNTASRLKSKLMKKLQELLSAN, from the coding sequence TTGCCAAAGACGAAGTCAGCGCAGAAAGCCCAAAGAAGAGCTGAGAAAAGAAGAATGAGAAATAAAGCGATAAAATCCGCCGTGCGAACCTTTCTTAAAAAAGCTCTTTCCGCCCTTGCGGAAAAGGACAAGGAGAAGGCGCAACTGGCGGTGCGGGAAGCCTGCAGACGACTGGATAAAGCCGTCAGCAAGGGGGTTTTTCATAAAAATACCGCTTCCCGTTTGAAAAGCAAGTTGATGAAAAAATTGCAGGAGCTTCTTTCAGCTAATTGA
- the holA gene encoding DNA polymerase III subunit delta has product MADNKNIYILIGEEVLKEGEIEALIKKYAEGEFKEFNLDILKGKETSSTSILQRAHTPPIGAKFRLIVVRDFGALSEGEQKKLAESLETIPRSTILILSVEKKEELSTKLREKLRKLKDFVVEKSTGFKGKKWEMEQQKREWVQKELRKRNIKIAPDALNLLLSLPLDTRQLLIEIEKLSTYAQGDIIRREDVENLVVGTEDIKTYHLVDAVFYKNAPEAMRFLYSLLETGDIWTPLVILHSLVSHTRLLIQTKLLQERGIPLNKISIERAPSEVKDFLLQGNNGIVNYIEKRNWLIKRLEEQAMRFSKRSLYSILRFLHRIDMEIKQGADPKEKLEYFIFKVAGLSPYKEEKSIS; this is encoded by the coding sequence ATGGCAGATAATAAAAACATCTACATCTTAATCGGAGAAGAGGTTTTAAAAGAGGGCGAGATCGAAGCTTTGATAAAGAAATATGCGGAAGGAGAATTCAAGGAATTCAACCTTGATATATTAAAGGGTAAAGAAACTTCCTCCACTTCAATTCTCCAGAGAGCTCACACACCCCCGATTGGAGCGAAATTCAGGCTGATAGTAGTGAGAGATTTCGGTGCTCTTTCCGAAGGGGAGCAAAAGAAGTTAGCGGAATCCCTTGAAACGATTCCTCGCTCCACAATTCTCATCCTCAGCGTTGAGAAAAAAGAAGAATTGAGCACAAAACTTCGCGAAAAGCTTCGTAAGCTCAAAGATTTTGTAGTGGAGAAGTCCACGGGATTTAAAGGCAAAAAGTGGGAGATGGAACAGCAGAAAAGGGAATGGGTTCAGAAAGAGCTGAGAAAAAGGAATATAAAGATAGCGCCAGATGCCCTTAATCTCTTGTTGTCGCTTCCCTTGGATACTCGCCAACTGTTAATTGAGATAGAGAAGCTTTCCACCTATGCTCAGGGAGACATTATCAGAAGGGAAGATGTGGAGAATCTCGTTGTGGGAACGGAGGATATAAAGACATATCATTTAGTAGACGCCGTCTTCTATAAGAACGCACCGGAAGCTATGAGATTTTTATATTCCCTTCTCGAAACAGGCGATATTTGGACACCACTCGTCATCCTTCATTCCCTTGTTTCCCATACAAGGTTGCTTATTCAGACAAAACTTCTTCAGGAGAGAGGAATCCCTTTAAATAAGATTTCCATAGAAAGGGCACCAAGCGAGGTAAAGGATTTTCTTCTTCAGGGAAATAATGGTATAGTGAATTATATTGAGAAGAGAAATTGGTTGATTAAAAGATTGGAGGAGCAAGCGATGAGGTTCAGCAAAAGGTCGCTCTACTCCATCCTTCGCTTTTTACATAGGATAGATATGGAGATAAAGCAAGGAGCCGACCCAAAGGAGAAACTTGAATACTTTATATTCAAAGTGGCAGGACTTTCCCCATATAAAGAGGAGAAATCAATTAGCTGA
- a CDS encoding transglutaminase domain-containing protein, protein MGDTLLYLTSLGVTLSGVFSYYSVVESNVIRIPTLLFILNGHLVSFLLRENKKKRLYSSFFLFSLLLLLFIDVFKGKGLLLFPPEAGGELGLIIGNFLLWLVVLRSYTLFSPGYLLFSIVPSVAFLGLISAYTVDPELFLYTSLCFLFSILLLIFNSYEIERFFSLRSTLFTMGLFLFLLSVLLAFYLFIPLQKLSSALPTPQVYIRLKSFQRSNLYENPPFLPNAVLLGGGLPRGNEIVLELKGEPTPLLRQGTYEYFTGRYWVKYLFSYTQLNGKNGVFSISQIKPRFSQVRQELSLKEVPVSLAPPIFGFFGPFTPPPFTGRRLYLLTPPNPCEILFKPDIAPLYILKGIDNSLSAVFFTREKIHYEVISQPDLAWQEPFTSSIYLQKPPSQKTGELAKSITKGLKNDYQKAIAIQEYLKKNYSYRLTGSPSPIENAVEWFLFKSKKGDCDFFASAMCILLREVGIPARVAVGYSVSEYDPKRDVWIVRQKDAHMWVEAYIKGQGWLTFDPTPAGGSSLYYLYLSLQRYYALHKRKIFPLFLFLASIYLLFLLYRATILEEKRKKKKGDIKEKLALSLIALGKKLERMGLPARRSSHTLREWFREISPHLSPSFREMLGEIINICEEAFYGRDVEEKKINLALNQINELRKVKRWQIIKTSTS, encoded by the coding sequence TTGGGCGATACACTCCTCTATTTGACCTCCCTCGGCGTAACGCTGAGCGGTGTGTTTTCCTATTATTCCGTTGTGGAAAGCAATGTCATCCGCATTCCCACCCTTTTGTTTATCCTAAATGGACATCTCGTTAGCTTCCTGCTCAGGGAAAACAAGAAAAAAAGGCTATATTCTTCCTTTTTCCTATTCTCTCTCCTTCTTCTTCTATTTATAGATGTCTTTAAGGGGAAAGGGCTTCTCCTCTTCCCTCCCGAGGCGGGAGGAGAGCTCGGGCTAATAATCGGGAACTTCCTCCTCTGGCTCGTCGTTCTCCGAAGCTACACCCTTTTCTCCCCAGGCTATCTCCTTTTCTCCATTGTTCCCTCCGTTGCATTCCTTGGTCTGATTTCCGCCTATACAGTTGACCCAGAACTTTTTCTCTATACTTCCCTCTGCTTCCTTTTCTCAATCCTCCTTCTCATCTTCAACTCCTATGAAATAGAAAGATTTTTTTCCCTTCGTTCCACCCTATTTACGATGGGGCTTTTCCTCTTCCTCCTATCCGTTCTCCTTGCCTTCTACCTTTTCATACCCCTTCAAAAGCTCAGCTCCGCTCTACCCACTCCTCAAGTTTATATTCGTCTCAAAAGCTTTCAAAGGAGCAATTTATACGAAAATCCTCCATTTCTACCCAATGCGGTGCTTTTGGGAGGCGGCCTGCCAAGGGGAAACGAAATCGTTCTGGAGCTAAAGGGAGAGCCCACTCCCCTGCTGAGACAGGGAACATATGAGTATTTCACGGGCAGATATTGGGTTAAGTATCTTTTCTCTTACACTCAACTAAATGGAAAAAACGGGGTCTTCTCCATCTCACAAATCAAACCACGCTTCTCCCAAGTTAGACAAGAGCTCTCCCTAAAAGAGGTTCCTGTTTCACTTGCTCCTCCGATTTTCGGGTTTTTTGGACCTTTCACACCTCCTCCATTCACTGGGAGAAGACTCTACCTCCTTACGCCACCTAATCCCTGCGAAATTCTGTTCAAACCCGATATAGCTCCCCTTTATATTTTGAAAGGCATTGATAACTCCCTTTCCGCCGTTTTCTTCACAAGGGAAAAAATCCACTATGAGGTCATTTCTCAGCCCGATTTGGCCTGGCAGGAGCCCTTCACATCCTCCATTTACCTTCAGAAGCCTCCCTCACAAAAGACTGGGGAACTTGCTAAGAGCATAACGAAGGGTTTAAAAAATGATTATCAAAAAGCCATCGCGATTCAAGAGTATCTCAAGAAGAACTATTCCTATCGGCTAACTGGTTCACCTTCTCCAATTGAGAACGCCGTTGAGTGGTTCTTGTTCAAGAGCAAGAAGGGAGATTGCGATTTCTTCGCCTCCGCTATGTGCATACTTTTGAGAGAAGTAGGCATTCCCGCAAGGGTAGCTGTTGGATACTCGGTGTCAGAATACGACCCCAAAAGAGATGTTTGGATAGTGAGGCAAAAGGACGCCCATATGTGGGTTGAAGCGTATATCAAAGGACAAGGATGGTTGACATTCGACCCCACTCCTGCGGGTGGCTCCTCTCTCTACTATTTATATCTTTCCCTCCAGCGTTATTACGCCCTCCATAAGAGGAAAATATTCCCTCTATTCCTTTTTTTAGCTTCAATCTACCTCCTATTTCTGCTTTATCGGGCTACCATTTTGGAGGAGAAAAGGAAAAAGAAAAAAGGAGATATTAAAGAGAAGCTCGCCCTCTCCCTAATCGCTTTGGGCAAAAAACTTGAAAGGATGGGGTTGCCAGCCCGCAGAAGCTCCCACACTTTAAGGGAATGGTTTAGAGAAATCTCCCCTCACCTATCCCCCTCTTTCCGAGAAATGCTTGGGGAAATAATAAATATATGTGAGGAAGCCTTCTATGGTAGAGACGTTGAAGAGAAGAAAATTAACCTCGCTTTAAATCAGATAAATGAGCTGAGGAAGGTGAAAAGATGGCAGATAATAAAAACATCTACATCTTAA
- a CDS encoding DUF58 domain-containing protein, producing MSPKVKQLSLLFIGFYILILAFIIKLPHIVFIASFLWSLPLSSLLFSYFFLFKIKINVEFPVGLTQGEEGRIIHRIEKGTFAPPMLTSRAVLPPPLVSIEPASLILSEVMGEERFFAVKRGVYKIKEVILSASDFLGIFQIRRKQKVEGEMIIYPSYVKFTSLLVFSGRGEEGMGGGQPSRGGVEFASVREWQAGESPRKINWRLSAKWGRLFVVQHAQAGSRSQTIVIDCSPQGVFGDIKDNTFELSIKVAASLAWATLENGGDVTLIYADDKGKPYLSRYTSFTPILELLARLEAKSPLKLPALLEELNLDEESSLVLLTSLPDDSLLPFLRRQREMGNPPLLLLMDASSFGRTGWFSAPFLESVKALATVAVIGREDNLKERLEKIWAIHSSI from the coding sequence GTGAGCCCTAAAGTAAAGCAATTATCTCTTCTATTCATAGGTTTTTACATTCTAATCCTCGCCTTTATAATCAAACTTCCCCATATAGTCTTTATAGCTTCCTTTCTCTGGTCCCTTCCCCTTTCCTCCCTTCTCTTTAGCTACTTCTTCCTTTTCAAAATAAAAATCAATGTGGAGTTCCCAGTGGGATTGACACAGGGAGAAGAAGGGAGGATAATCCACAGAATAGAAAAAGGAACCTTCGCCCCCCCAATGCTTACATCAAGAGCTGTCTTGCCGCCGCCATTAGTGAGCATAGAACCTGCTTCCTTGATTTTATCCGAGGTAATGGGAGAAGAGCGGTTCTTCGCCGTGAAAAGGGGGGTTTATAAAATAAAAGAAGTGATTTTATCAGCCTCGGATTTCCTCGGAATTTTTCAAATTAGGAGGAAACAAAAAGTGGAGGGAGAGATGATTATTTATCCCTCCTATGTGAAATTCACTTCCCTGCTCGTCTTTTCTGGGAGGGGAGAAGAAGGGATGGGTGGCGGTCAGCCATCTAGGGGAGGAGTGGAGTTTGCCAGCGTTCGGGAATGGCAAGCTGGTGAAAGCCCGCGAAAAATAAATTGGCGATTATCCGCTAAGTGGGGACGTTTATTCGTCGTTCAGCACGCCCAAGCTGGCTCTCGTTCCCAGACAATCGTGATAGACTGCTCACCTCAAGGCGTGTTCGGAGATATTAAAGACAACACTTTTGAGCTATCAATAAAAGTAGCCGCTTCCCTCGCTTGGGCGACACTTGAAAATGGCGGTGATGTTACGCTAATTTATGCTGACGATAAAGGAAAACCTTACCTCTCTCGCTACACTTCCTTTACCCCCATCTTGGAACTGTTAGCGAGATTGGAAGCTAAATCCCCTCTTAAACTCCCTGCTCTCCTTGAGGAATTGAATTTAGACGAGGAATCGTCCCTTGTTCTCTTGACATCTCTTCCCGATGATTCACTTTTACCCTTTCTGAGAAGGCAAAGGGAGATGGGAAATCCTCCTCTTCTGCTCCTGATGGACGCCTCTTCTTTCGGCAGGACAGGATGGTTTTCTGCTCCCTTTTTAGAATCAGTTAAAGCGCTTGCCACTGTAGCGGTCATCGGCAGGGAGGATAATTTGAAAGAGAGGTTGGAAAAGATTTGGGCGATACACTCCTCTATTTGA
- a CDS encoding MoxR family ATPase, with the protein MDLHGSGNLLSENGDQSVNIEEARDNVSRLIEEVKKAIIGKDEVIKLSVICLLAKGHLLIDDIPGVGKTTLAKALAKAIGGIFKRIQFTPDLLPSDITGGSIYDPKESKFIFKPGPIFANIVLADEINRASPRTQASLLESMEEHQVTADGVSYKLPEPFIVIATENRVEHYGIYPLPEAQIDRFMMRLSLGYPEKESEEEILRNHKEVDDLAERVERVVDPDTVVALQGKVKEIYVSPEIQSYIVDLVWETRRHPAVSLGASPRVGIHLQRCAQAFALSEGRDFVLPDDVKFLIPHILGHRLILKPERRVDVPSLVKEIVEKVPVPLIRR; encoded by the coding sequence ATGGATTTACACGGGAGTGGGAATCTCTTATCCGAAAACGGTGACCAGAGCGTGAACATTGAAGAAGCACGAGATAATGTATCAAGACTAATTGAAGAAGTAAAAAAAGCAATCATAGGGAAGGATGAGGTAATAAAGCTTTCCGTTATCTGCCTCTTAGCGAAAGGGCATCTTTTAATTGATGATATACCAGGAGTAGGTAAAACGACATTGGCAAAGGCTTTAGCTAAGGCAATAGGAGGGATATTCAAGAGAATTCAGTTCACCCCCGACCTTTTGCCATCCGATATAACTGGTGGCTCCATTTACGACCCAAAGGAGAGCAAGTTCATCTTCAAGCCTGGACCCATCTTCGCAAATATAGTTTTAGCTGATGAAATAAACAGGGCTTCGCCGAGAACACAAGCAAGCCTTCTGGAAAGTATGGAGGAACATCAGGTGACGGCTGATGGCGTAAGCTATAAGCTGCCCGAGCCATTTATCGTTATTGCCACGGAGAACCGAGTTGAACACTACGGCATTTATCCGCTTCCCGAGGCACAAATAGACAGGTTTATGATGCGTCTCTCGCTTGGCTATCCCGAGAAGGAGAGCGAGGAGGAAATATTGAGAAATCATAAGGAGGTGGACGATTTAGCTGAAAGGGTGGAGAGGGTTGTTGACCCCGATACAGTAGTTGCCCTACAGGGAAAAGTTAAGGAGATATATGTTTCGCCCGAGATTCAAAGCTATATAGTTGACCTCGTTTGGGAAACGAGGAGACATCCGGCGGTTTCCCTTGGAGCGAGCCCGAGAGTGGGAATCCATTTGCAGAGATGCGCGCAAGCTTTCGCCCTATCCGAAGGGAGGGATTTCGTCCTACCAGACGATGTGAAATTTCTTATCCCTCATATTCTTGGACACAGGCTCATTCTTAAGCCAGAAAGACGAGTTGATGTTCCTTCGCTGGTGAAAGAAATAGTGGAGAAAGTCCCAGTCCCATTGATACGAAGGTGA
- a CDS encoding rubredoxin, translating into MTRNKLYFLGKWQCRICRYEYYPEAQSFAKLPENWHCPVCGSHKWIYTGVGISYPKTVTRA; encoded by the coding sequence ATGACTAGGAACAAGCTTTACTTCTTAGGCAAATGGCAATGCAGAATCTGCCGATATGAGTATTACCCCGAAGCACAATCCTTTGCAAAACTTCCCGAGAACTGGCATTGTCCCGTCTGCGGCTCTCACAAATGGATTTACACGGGAGTGGGAATCTCTTATCCGAAAACGGTGACCAGAGCGTGA
- a CDS encoding DUF5060 domain-containing protein, with protein sequence MLIKSKIAILFVMCLVYNASTFCSQERRVVGRWDLIEFSLKNEKIYDNPFRDVALIGEFRNLKSGRELKIYGFYDGGYIWRIRFMPDEEGEWKYKIYFSDGSTKPIEGVFLCKQSNIRGPLRIYPPNSIWFCTADGTPFFLFAYDMEEADVVAEMGKLEETLDFVQKFGFNAIVAPHCGFSGIPGVGYRAPWVNTGDGFDFSRYDLRFWRNMDRVLFSLKKRNMYLIPANIFGGTNGVPRMPKEEWENFVRYWTARWSGFFNATFQPVTEWEEGFSPVEVLEILELIRKYDPWHRLLSVHSWNYSKKALEICSSPFYDYFTLQDKLRDWNYDKYKGLMEEIRSVVRKPILAQECIWEGDGYQGEAGLDVANLRKACWTILLSGAHLSYGDQVTPPREIGRNGAFFGNWGKLMEPAGLLYPYLKFMYQVLTSVPWWKMEPYPQIEGKNVVCLASIDKTVFLVYLPEGGNFALDSLSGGFEVRYFDPVKCREERKEKISAKEKKLAIRVEGEKVLIIRRREK encoded by the coding sequence ATGCTAATCAAGTCTAAAATTGCGATTTTGTTCGTTATGTGTTTGGTTTATAATGCGTCCACCTTCTGCTCGCAGGAGAGGAGGGTTGTTGGAAGGTGGGATTTGATTGAATTCTCCCTGAAGAACGAGAAAATCTACGATAACCCCTTTCGCGATGTTGCTCTTATAGGGGAATTTAGGAATTTGAAGAGCGGAAGAGAGCTCAAAATTTACGGATTTTACGACGGTGGCTACATATGGAGAATAAGGTTTATGCCAGACGAAGAAGGGGAGTGGAAATACAAGATATATTTCTCCGATGGGTCAACTAAGCCGATTGAAGGTGTTTTCCTCTGTAAACAATCAAATATAAGAGGACCTCTGAGAATTTATCCTCCAAATAGCATATGGTTTTGCACTGCTGATGGAACTCCGTTTTTCTTGTTTGCCTATGATATGGAGGAAGCAGATGTCGTTGCGGAGATGGGTAAATTGGAGGAGACTTTGGACTTCGTTCAGAAGTTCGGTTTCAATGCAATCGTCGCTCCCCATTGTGGGTTTAGTGGAATCCCCGGGGTAGGCTATCGTGCACCCTGGGTCAATACTGGAGATGGGTTTGACTTTTCCCGCTATGACCTTCGCTTCTGGAGGAATATGGACAGAGTTTTGTTCAGCTTGAAGAAGAGGAATATGTATCTTATCCCAGCGAACATATTCGGTGGAACGAATGGAGTTCCCAGAATGCCCAAAGAGGAATGGGAAAACTTCGTGAGATATTGGACTGCTCGCTGGTCGGGTTTCTTTAATGCCACATTTCAACCCGTAACGGAGTGGGAGGAAGGTTTTAGCCCCGTTGAGGTTTTAGAAATCCTTGAGCTCATAAGAAAATATGACCCCTGGCATAGGCTTCTAAGCGTCCACTCATGGAACTATAGCAAGAAGGCTTTGGAGATATGCTCATCTCCTTTTTACGATTATTTCACCCTTCAGGATAAGTTGAGGGACTGGAATTATGATAAATATAAAGGGTTGATGGAGGAGATTCGGAGTGTGGTGAGGAAGCCGATACTGGCGCAGGAGTGTATTTGGGAAGGGGATGGCTATCAGGGAGAAGCGGGATTGGATGTGGCAAATCTCAGGAAAGCCTGCTGGACTATCCTGCTTAGCGGTGCTCACCTCTCCTATGGCGACCAGGTGACCCCTCCGCGCGAGATAGGTAGAAACGGAGCGTTTTTCGGCAATTGGGGAAAGCTAATGGAGCCAGCGGGGCTTCTTTATCCTTATTTGAAGTTTATGTATCAAGTTTTAACTTCAGTTCCTTGGTGGAAGATGGAACCATATCCTCAAATAGAGGGTAAAAATGTGGTTTGTTTGGCATCAATTGATAAAACCGTTTTTCTTGTTTATCTACCAGAGGGAGGAAATTTTGCTTTGGATTCCCTTTCTGGAGGATTTGAGGTAAGGTATTTTGACCCTGTGAAATGTAGGGAAGAAAGGAAGGAAAAAATAAGTGCAAAGGAAAAGAAACTGGCTATTAGGGTGGAGGGGGAAAAGGTATTAATAATTAGAAGAAGAGAAAAATAA
- a CDS encoding NAD/NADP octopine/nopaline dehydrogenase family protein: MPDELGRPIFTVFGAGNGGQAMAGYLALKGFQVRLYNRSEPRIQPIKLMGGIELVGSEMHPDLRGFGEIPIVTTNAEEAMEGSDILLVVVPANGHRFIAEQMAPHLKDGQIIVLNPGRTFGALEVYQILRERGVKANVIVAEAQTFIFASRNINPAQVRIFRIKNSIPVAAIPAYRTIEVIKALRVAFPQFVPEANVFLTSLNNIGAVFHPAITVLNASRIESTHGDFEFYIEGVTPAIASILERIDEERCKVMEALGIRPMTAREWLYIAYDAAGSSLFEAIHNNRGYYGIKAPPTLEHRYITEDVPMSLVPIASLGRMLGIPVDTIETIIKLACVVLKRDFWEEGRTVEKLGLAGRSVREIRRLALEGED, encoded by the coding sequence ATGCCTGACGAATTGGGAAGACCCATATTCACGGTTTTCGGTGCAGGGAACGGGGGACAAGCGATGGCGGGCTACTTGGCTTTGAAGGGATTCCAGGTCCGCCTCTATAATCGCAGCGAACCACGCATCCAGCCGATAAAATTGATGGGTGGTATAGAGTTAGTTGGCTCGGAGATGCATCCCGATTTGCGTGGATTCGGAGAGATTCCTATCGTCACTACAAATGCTGAAGAGGCGATGGAGGGAAGCGATATACTTTTAGTCGTCGTCCCTGCAAATGGTCATCGTTTCATCGCCGAGCAGATGGCTCCCCACCTCAAAGATGGACAAATAATCGTTCTGAACCCGGGAAGGACATTTGGAGCATTGGAGGTTTATCAAATCTTGAGAGAGAGGGGAGTAAAGGCAAATGTGATAGTAGCGGAGGCTCAAACATTCATTTTCGCCTCCCGCAACATCAATCCAGCACAAGTGCGCATCTTCCGCATAAAAAACAGCATCCCTGTTGCAGCTATCCCCGCTTATAGAACTATAGAGGTCATAAAAGCTTTAAGGGTTGCGTTTCCACAATTCGTTCCCGAGGCGAATGTCTTCCTAACAAGTCTTAACAATATAGGGGCGGTCTTCCATCCCGCTATAACCGTTCTTAACGCATCTCGCATAGAATCAACCCACGGAGATTTCGAGTTTTATATAGAGGGGGTAACACCGGCAATAGCAAGCATATTGGAGAGAATTGACGAGGAAAGATGCAAGGTTATGGAAGCTTTGGGCATAAGACCCATGACGGCACGGGAATGGCTTTACATCGCATATGACGCTGCTGGTTCATCCCTCTTTGAAGCAATCCATAATAACAGGGGCTACTATGGGATTAAAGCCCCTCCCACGCTCGAGCATCGCTATATAACCGAGGATGTTCCGATGAGCCTTGTCCCTATCGCATCTTTGGGAAGGATGTTGGGAATTCCCGTTGATACGATAGAGACGATTATCAAACTCGCCTGCGTGGTCCTCAAAAGAGATTTTTGGGAGGAAGGAAGGACAGTGGAAAAGCTCGGCTTGGCGGGTCGCTCAGTTCGGGAGATAAGAAGGCTCGCTCTGGAAGGAGAAGATTAG
- a CDS encoding DNA polymerase IV, which translates to MNNEQPISIEGFPRAILHLDADAFFASCEQATNPSLKGKPIVVGKDRGIVTAASYEAKALGVQRGMLIKEVERKFPQVVILKSDYEKYSIFSLRIFEILRRFSPIVEEYSIDEAFVDLTGLRRPLHSSYEEIGLRIKETIKKELGITVSVGISLTKVLAKIASKQKKPDGLTVIPGREIHLYLKDLPISEVWGIGPNTASFCEKLGIRTALDYARKSENFIKKYFSKPFYEIWLELRGVSVYPVNPEPKDSYKSISKALTFPPTADKNLVFAHLSMNLEKACFKARKYELLAKKVIFFLRKQDYSCVGMEIKLSSPSAYPVEILPLLRQPFEELYEDEALYRQTGVILSDLLSKNAYQPNIFDSQLRAEKISKLYEVIDDLAQRFGRTTIAPASSIPLIKDNPLKRGKSFKIPILPIKLQ; encoded by the coding sequence ATGAATAATGAGCAACCCATTTCCATTGAAGGCTTTCCAAGGGCGATTCTCCATTTAGACGCAGACGCCTTCTTCGCCTCCTGTGAACAGGCAACGAATCCTTCCCTGAAAGGGAAACCGATAGTCGTGGGAAAGGACAGGGGAATAGTGACCGCTGCGAGCTACGAAGCGAAGGCGCTCGGCGTGCAAAGAGGAATGCTGATAAAGGAAGTGGAAAGGAAATTTCCCCAAGTGGTTATCCTTAAATCCGATTACGAAAAATACAGCATCTTCTCACTGAGAATCTTTGAGATTTTGCGTCGCTTCTCCCCCATCGTTGAGGAATACTCAATAGACGAAGCTTTTGTGGACCTGACAGGCTTGAGAAGACCACTTCATTCTTCCTATGAGGAAATCGGTCTCCGCATAAAAGAGACAATCAAGAAAGAGCTCGGCATAACCGTTTCCGTGGGGATAAGCTTGACCAAGGTTCTAGCTAAAATCGCCTCCAAACAGAAAAAGCCAGATGGCTTGACAGTTATCCCTGGAAGGGAGATTCATCTTTATCTCAAGGATTTGCCCATCTCCGAGGTGTGGGGGATAGGACCCAATACAGCCTCCTTCTGCGAGAAGCTCGGAATAAGAACAGCCCTTGACTACGCTCGCAAATCGGAAAACTTCATAAAGAAATACTTCTCAAAGCCCTTTTATGAAATCTGGCTAGAGCTGCGGGGAGTAAGCGTCTATCCCGTCAATCCAGAACCAAAAGATTCTTACAAATCTATCAGCAAAGCCCTCACCTTCCCGCCCACCGCCGATAAGAACTTGGTCTTCGCCCATCTATCTATGAACTTAGAGAAAGCCTGCTTCAAGGCGAGGAAATACGAACTTCTGGCAAAGAAGGTTATCTTCTTCCTTCGCAAACAGGATTACTCCTGCGTTGGAATGGAGATAAAGCTCTCCTCCCCTTCCGCCTATCCAGTGGAGATACTCCCTCTTTTGAGGCAACCATTTGAGGAGCTATATGAGGACGAAGCCCTATATCGCCAAACGGGAGTAATTCTCTCAGATTTGCTTTCCAAAAACGCCTACCAACCAAATATATTTGATAGCCAATTAAGGGCGGAGAAGATTTCAAAACTTTACGAGGTGATTGATGACCTCGCCCAACGATTCGGGAGGACCACTATCGCCCCCGCTTCAAGCATTCCCTTGATTAAAGATAATCCCCTCAAAAGAGGAAAAAGCTTCAAGATTCCCATCCTCCCCATAAAGCTTCAGTAA